One window of Halichondria panicea chromosome 7, odHalPani1.1, whole genome shotgun sequence genomic DNA carries:
- the LOC135338006 gene encoding G kinase-anchoring protein 1-like isoform X2 has product MMSGIKGGISVQKSKFSVLTIDSLSEDSDSDSAITSDWTQVKAIGIGKQKGKGKQGETLLPGKDGERPLSKNAKKRARKRKQRNISESSDGKPAESATLLPGNLSWEQETRMRSQAAADQEFQKDMEKAILMSKSDAQDHTKLLEESHLAERVAITESLSSNKLPTKTSGKKGVTLSLQEFQRGDTADNQKSLSTKTKPQVSDILDPLPLTPTTPTDNFFDRLSVSVAKEVGKEHSKQAPATNKQDANSSEDLPRIAQLKDELEKRDTVIEKLRKHNELFKKALREAKERNQSLYKILSQGEFSTKTQLIEQVEQLTTVKNELTDEVESLHISLEQEKSKNKGLKLELAKLMGGSVKASRTNSSS; this is encoded by the exons ATGATGTCTGGTATCAAAGGTGGCATCAGTGTGCAGAAATCCAAGTTTTCAGTCCTGACCATAGACTCTTTGTCTGAAGATAGTGACTCAGATAGTGCTATAACCAGTGACTGGACCCAAGTGAAAGCTATTGGAATAGGCAAACAAAAGGGCAAAGGGAAGCAAGGAGAAACTCTGTTACCTGGAAAAGATGGAGAGAGACCACTGAGCAAGAATGCCAAGAAGAGGGCACGAAAGAGAAAACAACGAAATATTTCGGAG TCCTCCGATGGCAAGCCTGCTGAGTCAGCCACTCTGTTGCCGGGTAACTTGAGCTGGGAGCAAGAGACAAGGATGAGGAGCCAGGCGGCAGCTGACCAGGAATTCCAGAAAGACATGGAG AAAGCCATTTTGATGAGCAAGTCGGATGCTCAAGACCATACTAAG TTGCTGGAGGAAAGCCATCTGGCTGAGAGGGTTGCCATAACCGAGTCTCTCTCCTCAAACAAACTTCCCACCAAGACTAGCGGGAAGAAAGGTGTTACCCTATCACTGCAAGAGTTCCAGCGTGGAGATacagctg ACAACCAGAAGTCATTGTCAACTAAAACAAAACCTCAAGTTTCAGACATTTTGGAT CCACTGCCCCTCACACCGACCACACCTACTGATAATTTTTTTGATCGTTTGAGTGTAAGTGTAGCGAAGGAAGTTGGTAAAGAACACAGCAAACAAGCACCAGCCACCAACAAACAG GATGCTAACTCTTCTGAGGACCTCCCTCGAATAGCACAGCTCAAAGATGAATTAGAGAAGAGAGACACTGTAATAGAGAAACTTCGAAAGCACAACGAACTTTTTAAG AAAGCCCTACGAGAGGCTAAGGAGAGGAACCAGTCACTATACAAGATCCTTAGTCAAGGAGAAT TCTCTACCAAGACCCAGCTGATTGAGCAGGTTGAGCAGCTAACCACAGTCAAGAATGAGCTCACCGATGAG GTGGAGTCATTGCACATTTCTTTAGAGCAAGAGAAATCCAAGAACAAAGGTCTCAAACTGGAATTGGCTAAATTAATG GGTGGATCAGTTAAAGCTTCAAGAACGAACAGCTCAAGCTGA
- the LOC135338006 gene encoding G kinase-anchoring protein 1-like isoform X1 — protein sequence MMSGIKGGISVQKSKFSVLTIDSLSEDSDSDSAITSDWTQVKAIGIGKQKGKGKQGETLLPGKDGERPLSKNAKKRARKRKQRNISESSDGKPAESATLLPGNLSWEQETRMRSQAAADQEFQKDMEKAILMSKSDAQDHTKLLEESHLAERVAITESLSSNKLPTKTSGKKGVTLSLQEFQRGDTADNQKSLSTKTKPQVSDILDKPLPLTPTTPTDNFFDRLSVSVAKEVGKEHSKQAPATNKQDANSSEDLPRIAQLKDELEKRDTVIEKLRKHNELFKKALREAKERNQSLYKILSQGEFSTKTQLIEQVEQLTTVKNELTDEVESLHISLEQEKSKNKGLKLELAKLMGGSVKASRTNSSS from the exons ATGATGTCTGGTATCAAAGGTGGCATCAGTGTGCAGAAATCCAAGTTTTCAGTCCTGACCATAGACTCTTTGTCTGAAGATAGTGACTCAGATAGTGCTATAACCAGTGACTGGACCCAAGTGAAAGCTATTGGAATAGGCAAACAAAAGGGCAAAGGGAAGCAAGGAGAAACTCTGTTACCTGGAAAAGATGGAGAGAGACCACTGAGCAAGAATGCCAAGAAGAGGGCACGAAAGAGAAAACAACGAAATATTTCGGAG TCCTCCGATGGCAAGCCTGCTGAGTCAGCCACTCTGTTGCCGGGTAACTTGAGCTGGGAGCAAGAGACAAGGATGAGGAGCCAGGCGGCAGCTGACCAGGAATTCCAGAAAGACATGGAG AAAGCCATTTTGATGAGCAAGTCGGATGCTCAAGACCATACTAAG TTGCTGGAGGAAAGCCATCTGGCTGAGAGGGTTGCCATAACCGAGTCTCTCTCCTCAAACAAACTTCCCACCAAGACTAGCGGGAAGAAAGGTGTTACCCTATCACTGCAAGAGTTCCAGCGTGGAGATacagctg ACAACCAGAAGTCATTGTCAACTAAAACAAAACCTCAAGTTTCAGACATTTTGGAT AAGCCACTGCCCCTCACACCGACCACACCTACTGATAATTTTTTTGATCGTTTGAGTGTAAGTGTAGCGAAGGAAGTTGGTAAAGAACACAGCAAACAAGCACCAGCCACCAACAAACAG GATGCTAACTCTTCTGAGGACCTCCCTCGAATAGCACAGCTCAAAGATGAATTAGAGAAGAGAGACACTGTAATAGAGAAACTTCGAAAGCACAACGAACTTTTTAAG AAAGCCCTACGAGAGGCTAAGGAGAGGAACCAGTCACTATACAAGATCCTTAGTCAAGGAGAAT TCTCTACCAAGACCCAGCTGATTGAGCAGGTTGAGCAGCTAACCACAGTCAAGAATGAGCTCACCGATGAG GTGGAGTCATTGCACATTTCTTTAGAGCAAGAGAAATCCAAGAACAAAGGTCTCAAACTGGAATTGGCTAAATTAATG GGTGGATCAGTTAAAGCTTCAAGAACGAACAGCTCAAGCTGA
- the LOC135339084 gene encoding uncharacterized protein LOC135339084 — protein MNLIINQATIDSWLRRNEDFTNEFILDWVKDHPELHLALFKSNPYFEIPGALSELVDTTYRKDSGVDIVQGSSNIQSQSSLLEDRLLSLKITASHKKPEQNMKFHPEILRADRLEAMLDMSRFLHAKIFVPLEVVMKVMHSAQHFLNCTVVHLLLNESQPISDSETAGDVVKLSKALVVANKYEDYIPRNVDEKYVPHLIELTKQTQQHGSTFEIDDKIICVRLRGAWGRTIGFLVLVYSDEEIRNVMALNLTYIDSFSQICGMAIDNACAISDTTKLCNIDNQAEDREPKQILSQVSRESIAWSSDICTDNDCNIEEDINYSCSCPELSTHH, from the exons ATGAATTTAATTATAAACCAAGCTACAATTGACTCATGGTTAAGAAGAAATGAAGACTTCACAAACGAATTCATCCTTGACTGGGTCAAAGACCACCCGGAATTACACCTGGCCCTTTTTAAAAGCAATCCATACTTCGAAATCCCTGGTGCGCTATCTGAGCTTGTTGACACCACATACAGAAAAGACAGTGGAGTGGACATTGTTCAAGGGAGCTCAAACATACAATCACAGTCATCTCTACTAGAGGACAGACTATTATCGCTGAAAATTACAGCATCCCACAAGAAACCAGAACAAAACATGAAGTTTCACCCTGAAATTCTTCGAGCAGACAGACTGGAG gCAATGCTGGACATGTCACGCTTTCTCCACGCCAAGATTTTCGTGCCTCTAGAGGTCGTAATGAAAGTGAtgcacagtgctcaacactttCTTAATTGCACTGTGGTACACTTGCTCCTCAATGAATCTCAGCCAATCTCTGATTCGGAAACAGCTGGGGATGTTGTGAAACTGTCAAAGGCTTTGGTTGTGGCAAACAAATATGAGGACTACATACCAAG AAATGTTGACGAGAAATATGTTCCCCACTTAATTGAGCTGACCAAGCAGACTCAGCAACATGGATCAACATTTGAAATTGATGATAAAATAATATGTGTCCGTCTTCGTGGAGCATGGGGCAGGACAATTG GTTTTCTTGTGTTAGTGTACTCTGACGAAGAAATAAGAAACGTTATGGCGCTCAATCTAACCTATATTGAT TCGTTTTCCCAAATTTGTGGAATGGCCATTGATAACGCATGTGCAATCTCTGATACTACAAAGCTGTGCAATATTGATAATCAAGCAGAAGATAGAGAACCTAAACAA ATACTATCTCAAGTCAGTAGAGAGTCAATAGCTTGGAGTAGTGATATATGTACGGATAACGATTGCAACATTGAAGAGGATATAAACTACAGTTGCAGCTGTCCAGAACTGTCAACTCATCACTAA
- the LOC135338007 gene encoding uncharacterized FAD-linked oxidoreductase YvdP-like — MLNQRNWIVPGRFLLGCLHRARLYGCDNVSKCLQELSDISITPGSEEYNSKTRMYNPAFAQEHPAFVALPNSVDEVQKCLKSANFYKVPLAVRSGGHCFSGYSTIDSRGFVLSLNKLKAIKWSDNSVKVQGGASWRDVYNQMDNDVLVVGGCCPTVGIGGYVLGGGYGLLSRRFGLASDNALSMTMITADGENVVKASPKENSDLFWGLCGGGGGNFGVLFDVEFKTHTAPPSFTWSSFSFHNSQQSEQALKLIADCVHMIPDGLNIDMLIHKLPGYNQLVVDAVYSNDEMEQFPLLKQLRKIVDTKYLDIKHYDKYKVLSEEYALRHGYVHFEGKPVYMKGSFLDDFPPQLADILIELDLPNNPLGIIEFVHVGGQIATKTSSFSAYPHRQAQYNCYTYGQFRNKSDWGTVFNFATEVHSVLAAGGYTKGSYVNYIDLFLGNWQEEYYGDNYARLCDLKREWNPVDNGGPLHFKQEIGSTYEPTILEPKYS; from the coding sequence ATGTTGAATCAACGGAATTGGATTGTTCCAGGGCGATTTTTACTTGGTTGTTTGCATAGAGCTCGTTTATATGGATGTGATAATGTTTCCAAATGCCTACAAGAGCTAAGTGACATCTCTATTACTCCTGGAAGTGAGGAGTACAACTCCAAGACAAGAATGTACAATCCAGCATTTGCTCAGGAGCACCCTGCCTTTGTAGCTTTACCAAACTCTGTGGATGAAGTTCAAAAGTGCTTGAAGTCTGCTAACTTCTACAAGGTGCCACTAGCCGTTCGATCGGGAGGGCATTGCTTTTCTGGATATTCGACAATCGACAGTCGTGGTTTCGTTTTGTCCTTGAATAAACTAAAAGCCATAAAATGGTCAGACAACTCTGTTAAAGTTCAAGGGGGTGCTTCCTGGAGAGATGTGTACAATCAAATGGATAACGATGTTCTTGTTGTGGGTGGTTGTTGCCCTACAGTAGGAATAGGTGGGTATGTCTTGGGAGGCGGCTATGGTTTGTTGTCACGAAGATTTGGTCTTGCTTCGGATAATGCTCTTAGTATGACCATGATCACTGCTGATGGAGAGAATGTTGTGAAAGCAAGTCCGAAAGAAAACAGCGATCTATTCTGGGGACTTTGCGGTGGTGGAGGTGGTAACTTTGGTGTCCTTTTTGATGTTGAGTTTAAAACTCACACAGCCCCGCCAAGTTTCACTTGGAGCTCTTTCAGTTTTCATAACTCACAACAGTCCGAGCAAGCTCTCAAGTTGATTGCAGACTGTGTTCATATGATACCGGATGGATTAAATATTGACATGTTGATACACAAGTTGCCGGGTTATAATCAGTTGGTTGTGGATGCAGTGTACTCCAACGACGAAATGGAGCAATTTCCACTTTTAAAACAACTTCGAAAGATTGTGGATACCAAGTATCTGGATATAAAACACTATGATAAGTACAAAGTGCTTTCAGAGGAATACGCTCTTCGTCATGGATATGTTCATTTCGAAGGAAAACCGGTGTACATGAAGGGGTCTTTCTTGGACGATTTCCCACCTCAATTGGCAGATATATTGATTGAATTGGACCTACCCAACAATCCACTTGGGATTATCGAGTTTGTTCATGTAGGTGGACAGATAGCAACAAAAACATCTTCTTTTTCTGCTTACCCCCATCGACAGGCTCAATACAACTGCTATACTTATGGCCAGTTTAGAAACAAATCTGACTGGGGAACAGTTTTCAATTTTGCTACTGAAGTGCATTCTGTGTTGGCTGCAGGGGGTTACACCAAGGGGTCCTATGTTAACTACATAGATCTTTTTCTAGGCAATTGGCAAGAAGAGTACTATGGTGACAACTATGCTCGTTTGTGCGATCTCAAGAGAGAGTGGAATCCTGTTGACAACGGTGGACCACTGCATTTTAAGCAGGAGATCGGCTCAACTTACGAACCCACAATTCTTGAGCCGAAGTACTCATAA